TGACACTTAGCCTTATTTTAGCATATGTGTAACCGCTTTAAATAATATTTCTGCTTCTTTCATAAAAAGATTTCAAAATAAAACTTTTGTATAACAAAATGTCCCAACATCAACCTTTAGTTAAATGTCAGGACAATGAATATTCTATGTAAATATATTCTAATATCGAATATGTTTATTGAATCTATTTAGCTCACCTTCAAAGTAAGCATGTTCACCGTGAACAATCTTGTCTAATCCTATATTCGTTTCTTGTTCCGTAACAGATAATGGTGTAATTAATTTAATTACTTTCGCAATAATAAACGTCATGACTATACTAAAAATTACAACTGCTGTTACACATAATATTTGTACAAGTATAATATGTATGTCACCAGTATAAATAAAGCCATTCTCAATGTCAGGATTGGCTTTTTTACTTTGGAAAACTGCTGTTAAAACAGCACCAATAATACCACCAACACCATGAATACCAAATGCATCTAATGCATCATGATATTTTAGTTTTACCTTGATGTAATTAATGACAATATAACAACAGATACCTCCTATTAAAGCCATTATTGTTGCACTAAGATATGTTACATATCCTGCTGCAGGAGTAATGACAACTAATCCTGCTAATGCACCGAGTAAAAGTCCAAGTAAACTTGTCGTCTTTTTAAAAATATATTCTAAAATTAACCAACCTATAGCACCTGCACTGGCTGAAATGACAGTATTTGTAAATGCAAGCATCGCAATATTATCAAATGTAAAAGCACTACCTACATTAAATCCATACCAACCAATCCACACGAATATACCGCCAATCAACGTAATGATAAGATTATGTGGTGTTGATTCAGAATGTTTGTTTCCTTTTCCAATCATAATAGCTAATACTAAACCAGAAACACCTGATGTAATATGAACAACCGTACCTCCAGCGAAATCTAATACACCGAGTTTGTTAATCCAACCGCCGCCCCAAACCCAATGTGCTACTGGACTGTATACAAGAGCAGTCCATATTACTACGAATAATAAATAAGGAATAAACTTCATTTTCTCAGCGATTGAACCAGATAAAATAGAAATTGCAATCGTACAAAACATCATTTGAAATAACATAAACAAAGCGAAAGGAATATGTGGGCTAATATCTTCTTGAGTCGCAAAACCTACATGATTAAGAAAAGTATATTCCCAATTTCCGAACCATAAATTCCCATTCCCAAAACTAATTGTAAAACCAACTGTTATCCATACAAATGTAACAAGCACAATTGCTGCCATACTTTGCATGACAGTATTAAGCGCATTTTTAGATTGAACTAACCCACCATAAAATAAACTTAATCCTGGTGTCATTAACCAAACTAATAATGTACACAAAAACATAAATATCGTATCGTTAAGATTCATACTTACCACTCCCTTTTTTTCATAATAATCTGACAATTTATAAAAAGCAAAAATGCGTTAAGTTTTATTACATCTTTTGGAATAAAATGTGCCACACTATATAAAAATGATTTCATGAACTAAAACAAAAAAGACTACTTACTCACTTTTAAATTAGCGGAAGTAGCCATAGAATCTAATATCTATTTTATTGTTAAAATGATAACGTTAAACTTTTTGAATTGTAATTGTCCATGAAGCATTATCAATTTGTTCATAGTTTGTTACAGGATAACCATTTTCTGCAGCCCAATTTGGAATGGCTTCCGTCGCTTGCGTGCAATCAAAATCAATTTTTAATTCATCTCCAGATTGCAATGTTGCCATTTTCTTTTGCGCTTCAATTAACGGAAATGGACATACCATTCCTACTGTACCTAATTCGTGTATCATAATTATTTCTCCTTTTCCAATCACTTTTATTTGATCAACATCATTTGCATAATAATCTTCTATACTATTTGCGTTTGCTGTTTAACCTTTGCAGATTGTTGGTGTACTTTTTTCATTGGACGAACAAAGATAAAATGACTCATTGTCCATACACCAACTATCATCGATGCTAGCGCAATCCATCCTTGCCAAGTCATCGTTGCCGTTTCAACCAAACCGTTACCGATAGAACAACCACCAGCAACTGACGCACCAAATCCCATACATATGCCACCAATGGCACTGTTTCGTATTGTAATCTTGTCTGGCAATCGCCATTTAAATTCTCTTGATCCTCTAGCTGCAATATATGAACCAATGAAAATTCCTAGAACTAAAAAGACACCCCAATCAATAAATTTAGTTTCACCTGTAATCAAAAAGTGTACTAAATTTGCTGAAGGCGTTGTTATACCTAAACCGTCATTTCTTCCAGTTGATGCACTCATTGGCCAAGCTAAGAGTGCGATAAGTCCAATTACAATTGCTGCAAT
The genomic region above belongs to Staphylococcus aureus and contains:
- a CDS encoding ammonium transporter, which encodes MNLNDTIFMFLCTLLVWLMTPGLSLFYGGLVQSKNALNTVMQSMAAIVLVTFVWITVGFTISFGNGNLWFGNWEYTFLNHVGFATQEDISPHIPFALFMLFQMMFCTIAISILSGSIAEKMKFIPYLLFVVIWTALVYSPVAHWVWGGGWINKLGVLDFAGGTVVHITSGVSGLVLAIMIGKGNKHSESTPHNLIITLIGGIFVWIGWYGFNVGSAFTFDNIAMLAFTNTVISASAGAIGWLILEYIFKKTTSLLGLLLGALAGLVVITPAAGYVTYLSATIMALIGGICCYIVINYIKVKLKYHDALDAFGIHGVGGIIGAVLTAVFQSKKANPDIENGFIYTGDIHIILVQILCVTAVVIFSIVMTFIIAKVIKLITPLSVTEQETNIGLDKIVHGEHAYFEGELNRFNKHIRY
- a CDS encoding sulfurtransferase TusA family protein, whose amino-acid sequence is MIHELGTVGMVCPFPLIEAQKKMATLQSGDELKIDFDCTQATEAIPNWAAENGYPVTNYEQIDNASWTITIQKV